A region from the Vicia villosa cultivar HV-30 ecotype Madison, WI linkage group LG3, Vvil1.0, whole genome shotgun sequence genome encodes:
- the LOC131593255 gene encoding putative disease resistance RPP13-like protein 1, with product MAAIVGGALLSASMEMLVKKVVSGEFIDLFRRTKLDVELLEKLEITLLSLQSVLYDAEDKQITNPAVKKWLEMLQDAVFQADELFDELNTEALRCKAEGGQVLNKFLSYFKRFNKKINSKLQKLFGRLEHLRSQNLGLKEGDSNYVRNITPTSPFLGDETAIYGRDDDRKKLKEFLLSQDGCDSGNKIGVISIVGMGGLGKTTLARLLYHDLDVKEKFEVIGWAHIPKDFVEVTVTKTILESVTQKTITDPNLVKLQVQLQQSLSNKKFLLVLDDIGYGNYVRWNSLSDIFNVGQIGSKIIITTRDARVTLPKLKSLYLHHLRSLKTEDSWSLLARHAFVVRNYQEHPEYPNLEIIGREIANKCGGLPLATIALGGILRIELSEDHWRGVLNNSIWEQTNGALLLSYRYLSSSLKGCFAYCSIFPKNSILWKEMVIELWIAEGFIPQPKSEKSWEKVAEEYFDELVARSLILQRSSRGGVCFEMHDLINDLAMAVSSPYCTRLDIHKSDERVDKRVRYLSFETEEDKPYDRFEKLHGLKGLRTFLPMPLQASWGYDNSMSCKLFFDLLSAMTHLHVLSLQQNENITELPTSIGSLIHLRYLNLSGTLITRLPSETCKLYNLQTLLLSSCEKLTELPKDMGKLVKLRHLDIRDTQLNKMPAQISKLENLQTLSNFIVSSAGDDGLKIGDLGKYPQLQGSLSISQLENVTDPVHASQANLEMKIGIDQLQLKWYYKYGSNLTIQSDVLEQLRPSTNLKYLTISEYRGNKLPSWLGDSLFSNMVFLSIWQCENCSSLPSLGKLHNLKELFISGMQSVKSVGTEFYGSSSPLFQPFPSLEILSFDYMPKWEEWKLIEGTSTVFPSLICLSLHYCPKLKENIPINLPRLTHLCVSHCPELNGMTLNNLPSLIELELQNCPLLMETRNLNDITNPPFDKSSQLMISLNSLQKMVLTNIPSLTSFPRDGLPKTLRSLTIRDCENLEFPSHESFHNYTSLEILEIIRSCNSMTSFTLCSLPVLKILCIQGCKHLQSILIAEDASKQNLMFLRTINIWNCSELESVLLSGLPIPNLIDLTVGWCGKFCSLPESIKTLTSLQKLSIDGLPNLHSLPEEGGLPSSLKELYISWCPLLEASLLRKQGKEWSKISHIPKIFINHQIIK from the coding sequence ATGGCTGCCATTGTTGGAGGAGCACTTCTTTCAGCTTCCATGGAGATGCTGGTGAAAAAGGTTGTTTCTGGTGAGTTTATTGATTTGTTTCGGAGGACTAAGCTGGACGTTGAGCTGTTGGAAAAGCTGGAGATAACACTGCTGAGTCTTCAATCTGTACTTTATGATGCTGAGGACAAACAGATCACTAACCCTGCTGTCAAGAAGTGGCTGGAGATGTTGCAAGATGCTGTCTTTCAAGCTGACGAACTGTTCGACGAACTCAACACTGAAGCTTTAAGGTGCAAAGCTGAAGGTGGTCAGGTTCTTAATAAGTTTTTGTCTTATTTTAAGAGGTTTAATAAAAAGATCAATTCTAAACTACAAAAATTATTTGGAAGATTAGAACATTTGAGAAGCCAAAATCTTGGattgaaagaaggtgattccAACTATGTTAGGAATATAACTCCTACAAGTCCTTTTTTAGGAGATGAAACTGCTATTTATGGCAGAGATGATGACAGAAAGAAACTTAAAGAATTTTTGCTGTCACAGGATGGTTGTGATAGCGGAAATAAAATAGGAGTGATTTCCATTGTGGGTATGGGAGGGTTAGGAAAAACAACACTAGCTAGACTCCTTTACCATGACCTTGATGTGAAGGAGAAGTTTGAAGTCATAGGGTGGGCACATATTCCAAAAGACTTTGTTGAGGTCACAGTCACTAAAACAATCCTTGAATCTGTCACTCAAAAAACAATTACAGACCCAAACTTAGTTAAACTCCAAGTTCAATTGCAACAAAGTTTAAGTAACAAAAAGTTTTTACTAGTATTGGATGATATAGGGTATGGAAATTATGTTCGTTGGAATAGTCTAAGTGATATTTTTAATGTTGGACAAATAGGAAGTAAGATCATCATCACAACTCGAGATGCAAGAGTTACACTACCCAAGCTAAAATCTCTCTATCTCCACCATTTAAGATCTTTGAAAACTGAAGATTCCTGGTCTTTACTAGCCAGGCATGCATTTGTAGTAAGAAACTACCAAGAACATCCCGAATATCCCAATCTAGAAATAATTGGTAGGGAAATCGCAAATAAGTGTGGCGGTTTACCATTAGCCACAATAGCATTGGGGGGTATTCTTCGCATTGAATTGTCGGAAGATCATTGGAGAGGGGTATTAAACAATAGTATTTGGGAACAAACAAACGGTGCTCTGCTATTGAGCTATCGTTATCTTTCAAGTTCTTTAAAAGGATGCTTTGCTTATTGCTCAATATTTCCAAAGAACTCAATCTTATGGAAAGAGATGGTGATTGAGTTGTGGATTGCAGAAGGCTTTATACCTCAGCCGAAAAGTGAGAAAAGCTGGGAAAAAGTAGCTGAAGAATACTTTGATGAGCTAGTGGCAAGGTCTCTAATACTTCAACGATCAAGTCGTGGTGGAGTATGCTTTGAAATGCACGACCTCATCAATGATTTAGCTATGGCAGTTTCATCTCCCTATTGCACTAGGTTGGACATACATAAGTCAGATGAAAGGGTAGATAAAAGAGTGCGTTACTTGTCATTTGAAACTGAAGAAGATAAGCCATATGATAGGTTTGAAAAGTTGCATGGATTAAAAGGTCTACGAACCTTTTTACCCATGCCATTGCAAGCTTCATGGGGGTATGATAATTCCATGTCGTGCAAGTTATTTTTTGACTTGTTGTCCGCAATGACACACTTACACGTGTTGTCACTTCAACAAAACGAAAACATCACTGAGTTGCCAACCTCTATTGGAAGTTTGATTCACTTGCGATACTTGAACCTCTCTGGAACTTTGATTACAAGGCTGCCTTCTGAAACATGCAAGCTTTACAATTTGCAGACATTGTTGTTGTCAAGTTGCGAGAAACTCACTGAATTGCCAAAGGATATGGGGAAATTGGTGAAACTACGCCACCTTGACATTAGAGACACCCAATTGAACAAAATGCCGGCACAAATATCCAAATTAGAAAATCTACAGACATTGTCAAACTTTATTGTGAGCAGCGCTGGGGATGAtggattgaagattggagatctTGGAAAATATCCCCAATTACAAGGAAGTCTTTCCATTTCACAACTTGAAAATGTAACTGACCCAGTCCATGCTTCACAAGCAAACTTGGAGATGAAAATAGGAATTGACCAGTTGCAACTAAAATGGTATTACAAATATGGTTCAAACTTAACAATACAAAGTGATGTATTGGAACAGCTGCGTCCGTCCACAAATTTGAAGTATTTGACCATCTCTGAATATCGTGGAAACAAATTACCAAGTTGGTTGGGCGATTCTTTATTTAGCAACATGGTGTTTTTGTCGATCTGGCAATGTGAAAATTGTTCAAGTCTGCCATCCCTCGGGAAACTACATAATCTAAAAGAACTCTTTATTAGTGGAATGCAATCAGTAAAGAGTGTTGGCACAGAGTTCTATGGAAGTAGTTCTCCTTTGTTTCAACCATTTCCCTCTTTAGAGATTCTAAGCTTTGACTATATGCCAAAGTGGGAGGAATGGAAGTTGATTGAAGGTACATCTACAGTTTTTCCTAGTCTTATATGCTTGTCACTACATTATTGTCCAAAACTCAAAGAAAACATACCGATCAACCTTCCTAGGCTTACACATCTGTGTGTTTCACACTGTCCCGAACTCAATGGGATGACACTTAACAACCTTCCTTCCCTTATTGAACTTGAGTTACAGAATTGTCCTCTACTGATGGAGACAAGGAACTTAAATGATATTACTAACCCACCATTTGACAAATCCAGCCAATTGATGATTAGTCTGAATTCTCTTCAAAAGATGGTCTTAACAAACATTCCATCTCTAACCTCCTTTCCGAGAGATGGTCTTCCCAAAACCTTACGATCTCTCACAATTAGAGACTGTGAGAATCTGGAGTTCCCTTCTCATGAATCTTTTCACAATTACACATCACTTGAGATTTTAGAAATAATCAGAAGTTGCAATTCAATGACATCATTTACCTTGTGCTCTCTCCCAGTCCTCAAAATTCTATGTATTCAGGGGTGTAAACATTTACAATCCATTTTAATTGCAGAAGATGCATCAAAACAGAATCTCATGTTTCTTAGAACCATCAATATATGGAATTGCAGTGAACTGGAGTCGGTTTTGCTGAGTGGATTGCCTATTCCTAACCTCATTGATTTAACTGTGGGTTGGTGTGGGAAGTTCTGTTCTCTACCTGAATCAATAAAGACGCTAACTAGTCTTCAAAAATTGTCAATTGACGGCCTTCCAAATCTGCATTCGTTGCCAGAAGAGGGGGGATTGCCTTCCTCTCTTAAAGAACTGTATATTTCATGGTGTCCGTTACTAGAAGCAAGTTTGCTGAGGAAGCAGGGGAAAGAGTGGAGTAAGATTTCTCACATTCCCAAAATATTTATAAACCACCAAATCATCAAATGA
- the LOC131593257 gene encoding putative disease resistance RPP13-like protein 1, with amino-acid sequence MAAILGGALLSASMEMLVKKIVSSEFLDLFRRTKLDVELLDKLEITLLSLQSVLYDAEDKQITNPAVKKWLEMLQDAVFEADQLFDELNTEALRCKAEGGQVLNKFLSYFKRFNKKINSKLQKLFERLEHLRNQNLGLKETVSSGVWSITPTSPFLGDESAIYGRDDDKKKLKEFLLSEDGCDGGSKIGVISIVGMGGLGKTTHANLLYNDPDVKENFEVRGWAHIPKDFVEVTVTKTILESVTQKTIAETNFVKLKVQLQQTLKDKMFLLVLDDMTHENYLEWNSLSDIFNVGQIGSKVIITGRDERVALPTLKSLYVHRLSSLEIEDSWSLLARHAFVERNYQQHPDLEEIGREITKKCGGLPLAAIALGGILRFMSPDRWSDVLNSSIWEQTNDVVQPALLLSYRYLPTSLKGCFAYCSIFPKNSILLKKTVVQLWMAEDLIPQQNSEKSWEKVAEEYFDELVSRSLILQRSIDDKSEEFIGDEKACFEMHDLINDLAMTVSSPYCTRLDKHRLDERVDKRVRHLSFDKEEYNSYDKFEILHGLKGLRTFLPMPLQDSSEYSNSVLSKLFSELLSTMTQLHVLSLSHFENITEMPKSIGNLIYLRYLNLSSTRIESLPSETCKLYNLQTLLLSRCEELTELPKDMGKLVKLRHLDIRGTKLEKMPAQMSKLKNLHTLSDFIVSSVKEFGLEIEDLGKYPHLRGSLSISQLENVIDSSHASQANLEMKKEIDELELRWSHIVPSNSQIQVLEWLRPTTNLKSLTIYKFGGDKLSNWVGDPLFVNMVCLKITRCKKISVLPSLGKLSNLKELSFSGMHSLKSVDTMFYGSGSSSFQPFISLETLSFEDMPEWEQWKLIGGTSIEFPSLICLSLDSCPKLKENIPSNLPKLESLSLKHCPKLEGMTPNNLPSLAVLSLSDCPLLMGSKHSITNPPSGLFSQLVICLNSLQKLTLYNIPSLTSFPIDGLPKTLRSLSITLCRNLEFFSHESFHNYSSLEELEISNSCDSMTSFTLGSLPVLKSLHISDCKHLKSISIAEDASEPNLVFLRIIAIGVCDELESVSLSRLPIPKLSYLSLWGCKKLSSLRFTLTSLQEMAIHHLPNLQSFPIDMLINLRELSVGNVGGILWNITWQHHTSLSKLAIWGDDIVKALMESQVPFLPTNLVSLRIYGFEDIECLDGKWLQHLTSLHTLDIGYALKLKSLPEKGELPCSLKKLHINYCPLLEANLQRKKGKEWRKISHIPIIYVNDEIIE; translated from the exons ATGGCGGCTATTCTTGGAGGAGCACTTCTATCGGCTTCCATGGAGATGTTGGTGAAAAAGATTGTTTCTAGTGAGTTTCTTGATTTGTTTCGGAGGACTAAGCTTGACGTTGAGCTGTTGGATAAGCTGGAGATAACACTGCTGAGTCTTCAATCTGTACTTTATGATGCTGAGGACAAACAGATCACTAACCCTGCTGTCAAGAAGTGGCTGGAGATGTTGCAAGATGCTGTCTTTGAAGCTGACCAACTGTTCGACGAACTCAACACTGAAGCTTTAAGGTGCAAAGCTGAAGGTGGTCAGGTTCTTAATAAGTTTTTGTCTTATTTTAAAAGGTTTAATAAAAAGATCAATTCTAAACTGCAAAAATTATTTGAAAGATTAGAACATTTGAGAAACCAAAATCTTGGATTGAAAGAAACTGTTTCCAGCGGTGTTTGGAGTATAACTCCTACAAGTCCTTTTTTGGGAGATGAATCTGCTATTTATGGCAGAGATGATGACAAAAAGAAACTCAAAGAGTTTTTGCTGTCAGAGGATGGTTGTGATGGTGGAAGTAAAATAGGAGTGATTTCCATTGTGGGTATGGGAGGGTTAGGAAAAACAACACATGCTAATCTCCTTTACAATGATCCTGATGTGAAGGAGAACTTTGAAGTTAGAGGGTGGGCACATATTCCAAAAGATTTTGTTGAGGTCACAGTCACTAAAACAATTCTTGAATCTGTCACTCAAAAAACAATTGCTGAGACTAACTTTGTTAAACTCAAAGTACAATTGCAGCAAACTTTAAAGGACAAAATGTTCTTGTTAGTATTAGATGATATGACGCATGAAAACTATCTTGAGTGGAATAGTCTAAGTGATATCTTTAATGTTGGGCAAATAGGAAGTAAGGTCATCATCACAGGTCGAGATGAAAGAGTTGCACTACCCACATTAAAATCTCTCTATGTCCACCGTTTAAGCTCTTTGGAAATTGAAGATTCCTGGTCTTTACTAGCCAGGCATGCATTTGTAGAAAGAAACTACCAACAACACCCCGATCTAGAAGAAATTGGTAGAGAAATTACAAAAAAATGTGGCGGTTTACCATTAGCTGCAATAGCACTTGGGGGTATTCTCCGGTTCATGTCACCGGATCGTTGGAGTGATGTGTTAAACAGTAGTATCTGGGAACAGACAAATGATGTGGTGCAGCCAGCTCTGCTATTGAGCTATCGTTATCTTCCAACTTCTTTAAAAGGATGCTTTGCTTATTGTTCAATTTTTCCAAAGAATTCAATCTTACTGAAAAAGACGGTGGTTCAGTTGTGGATGGCAGAAGACTTAATACCTCAGCAGAATAGTGAGAAAAGTTGGGAAAAAGTAGCTGAAGAATACTTTGATGAACTAGTTTCGAGGTCTCTTATACTTCAACGGTCCATTGATGATAAGTCAGAAGAGTTCATTGGTGATGAAAAAGCATGCTTTGAAATGCACGACCTCATCAATGATTTAGCTATGACAGTATCATCTCCATATTGCACTAGGTTGGACAAACATAGGCTAGATGAAAGGGTAGATAAAAGAGTGAGACACTTGTCATTCGATAAGGAAGAATATAACTCATACGATAAATTTGAAATATTGCATGGATTAAAAGGTCTACGAACCTTTCTACCCATGCCATTGCAAGATTCATCGGAGTATTCTAATTCCGTGTTGTCGAAATTATTTTCTGAATTGTTGTCGACAATGACACAATTACACGTGTTGTCACTTTCACACTTCGAAAATATCACTGAGATGCCAAAATCTATTGGAAATTTGATATATTTGCGATACTTGAATCTCTCTAGCACTCGAATTGAAAGTTTGCCTTCAGAAACATGCAAGCTTTACAATTTGCAGACGTTGTTGTTGTCAAGATGCGAGGAACTCACTGAATTGCCAAAAGACATGGGGAAATTGGTGAAACTACGCCACCTTGACATCCGAGGCACTAAATTGGAGAAAATGCCGGCACAAATGTCCAAATTAAAAAATCTACATACATTGTCTGACTTTATTGTGAGTAGTGTTAAGGAGTTTGGATTGGAGATTGAAGATCTTGGAAAATATCCCCATCTACGAGGAAGTCTTTCCATCTCACAACTTGAAAATGTGATTGACTCATCCCATGCTTCTCAAGCAAACTTGGAGATGAAAAAAGAAATTGACGAGTTGGAATTAAGATGGTCTCACATTGTTCCTTCAAACTCACAAATACAAGTACTCGAATGGTTGCGTCCGACGACAAATTTGAAGAGTTTGACCATCTACAAATTTGGTGGAGACAAATTATCAAATTGGGTGGGAGATCCTTTATTTGTAAACATGGTGTGTTTGAAGATCACAAGGTGTAAAAAAATTTCAGTGCTGCCATCTCTGGGGAAACTAAGTAATCTTAAAGAACTCTCATTTTCTGGGATGCATTCACTAAAGAGTGTTGATACCATGTTCTATGGAAGTGGCTCTTCTTCATTTCAACCATTTATCTCTTTAGAGACTCTGAGCTTTGAAGATATGCCAGAGTGGGAGCAATGGAAGTTGATTGGAGGTAC ATCTATAGAGTTTCCTAGTCTTATATGCTTGTCTCTAGACAGCTGTCCAAAACTGAAAGAAAACATACCTAGCAACCTTCCTAAGCTTGAAAGTTTGTCACTTAAACATTGTCCCAAACTTGAAGGGATGACACCCAACAATCTTCCTTCTCTTGCCGTCCTTAGCTTAAGTGATTGTCCCTTATTGATGGGGTCAAAACATTCTATCACAAACCCACCATCTGGCTTATTCAGCCAATTGGTGATTTGTCTCAATTCTCTTCAAAAGTTGACCTTATACAATATTCCATCTCTAACATCCTTTCCGATAGACGGTCTTCCAAAAACCTTACGATCTCTCTCTATCACTCTTTGTAGGAACCTGGAGTTCTTTTCTCATGAATCTTTTCATAATTACTCATCACTCGAGGAATTGGAGATATCCAATAGTTGTGATTCAATGACATCATTTACCTTGGGCTCTCTCCCTGTCCTCAAAAGTCTACATATTTCCGATTGTAAACATTTAAAATCCATATCAATAGCAGAAGATGCATCCGAACCAAATCTAGTGTTTCTTAGAATCATCGCAATAGGGGTATGTGATGAACTGGAGTCAGTTTCCTTAAGTCGATTACCCATTCCTAAACTCAGTTATTTAAGTTTGTGGGGTTGTAAGAAGTTAAGTTCTCTACGATTCACTCTAACTAGCCTTCAAGAAATGGCAATTCATCACCTTCCAAATCTGCAATCTTTTCCCATAGATATGCTTATCAATTTGCGGGAACTGTCGGTCGGCAATGTTGGAGGGATTTTGTGGAATATAACTTGGCAACATCACACTTCTCTTTCAAAGCTGGCTATTTGGGGTGATGATATTGTGAAGGCGCTGATGGAAAGCCAAGTTCCGTTTCTACCCACTAATCTCGTTTCCTTACGTATCTATGGTTTTGAAGATATAGAATGCTTGGATGGGAAGTGGCTTCAACATCTCACCTCTCTCCATACACTTGATATTGGTTATGCACTCAAGCTCAAGTCGTTGCCAGAAAAGGGGGAATTGCCTTGCTCTCTTAAAAAACTGCATATCAATTATTGTCCGTTGTTGGAAGCAAATTTGCAGAGGAAGAAAGGGAAAGAGTGGCGTAAGATTTCTCACATTCCCATAATATATGTAAACGACGAAATCATTGAATGA